One genomic segment of Pseudomonas sp. RU47 includes these proteins:
- a CDS encoding fe2+ zn2+ uptake regulation protein produces the protein MYNSQLPTDGSQAPKGVSMSPHASDFGQRVERHGNERIRLLLKSFGLRTSLIRLKVIDALLVAAQSERRLGVRGVHSQLLDLDIPLSFLSVREVLKRLCAEGVITFNDDKSYSLHPQAAAVLNND, from the coding sequence ATGTACAACTCGCAACTACCAACGGACGGTAGCCAGGCACCCAAAGGAGTTTCCATGAGCCCCCACGCGAGCGATTTCGGGCAACGCGTCGAGCGTCACGGCAACGAACGCATCCGGCTGCTGCTGAAAAGTTTCGGCCTGCGCACCAGCCTGATTCGTCTGAAAGTCATCGACGCCCTGCTGGTTGCCGCACAAAGCGAGCGACGTCTGGGCGTGCGCGGTGTCCACAGCCAATTGCTGGATCTGGATATTCCGCTGTCCTTCCTCAGTGTGCGCGAAGTGCTCAAACGGCTGTGCGCCGAAGGTGTGATCACCTTCAATGATGACAAGAGCTACAGCCTGCATCCACAGGCTGCGGCCGTCCTCAACAACGATTGA